Proteins encoded by one window of Hafnia alvei:
- the gabT gene encoding 4-aminobutyrate--2-oxoglutarate transaminase, whose translation MSENQNLSGNASNQSWQKRREEAVAGGVSTLLPAFIHKARNAELWDIEGNRYIDFAAGIAVLNTGHNHPKVIAAVQEQLTRFTHPCFQVTPYPEYVELAERLNALVPIKEATQTLLLTTGAEAVENAVKVARIATGRSGVIAFRGGFHGRTLMGMALTGKVAPYKQGYGPFPSGIYHAPYPSSYLGITEQHALDALDSIFAADIAPSEVAAIIIEPVQGEGGFYAAPTGFLKSLREICDRHGIVLIADEIQSGFCRTGKTFAIEHTGVEPDLITMAKSLAGGFPLSALVGKKRLMEKALPGGLGGTYAGSPVAIAAALAVTDLIKEEQLNQKAQQVGEQITTELHALAERFDCIGDIRAVGAMVAMELVENRDAAKPNKAITSALVKEAGKQGLILLSCGVRGNVIRFLAPLTAEKEVIKEGMEKLASALSVVTKTVQNA comes from the coding sequence ATGTCTGAGAATCAAAATCTGTCCGGGAATGCCTCCAATCAGTCATGGCAGAAGCGCCGTGAAGAGGCGGTGGCGGGCGGAGTGTCAACATTACTGCCAGCGTTCATTCATAAAGCACGTAATGCTGAGCTGTGGGACATTGAAGGCAATCGTTATATCGACTTTGCAGCAGGGATCGCCGTGCTGAATACCGGTCATAACCATCCAAAAGTGATCGCGGCCGTTCAAGAACAGCTGACGCGCTTCACGCATCCGTGTTTCCAAGTTACGCCATATCCTGAATACGTTGAACTGGCAGAGCGTTTGAATGCGCTGGTGCCAATTAAAGAAGCCACGCAGACGCTGTTGCTGACTACCGGTGCTGAAGCGGTTGAGAACGCTGTGAAAGTGGCGCGTATCGCTACCGGGCGTAGCGGTGTGATTGCGTTCCGCGGTGGTTTCCACGGACGTACCTTAATGGGGATGGCGCTGACCGGAAAAGTGGCTCCGTATAAACAAGGATACGGCCCGTTCCCATCCGGCATTTATCATGCGCCATATCCGTCTTCCTACTTGGGCATTACGGAACAGCACGCGTTAGATGCGCTCGATTCCATTTTTGCTGCGGACATCGCGCCGAGCGAAGTCGCCGCAATCATTATTGAACCGGTGCAGGGCGAAGGTGGTTTCTATGCCGCTCCTACTGGTTTCTTGAAATCGTTACGTGAAATTTGCGATCGGCACGGCATTGTTTTAATTGCCGATGAAATTCAGAGCGGCTTCTGCCGTACGGGTAAAACCTTTGCTATCGAACATACCGGCGTTGAACCCGATCTGATCACCATGGCGAAAAGCTTGGCGGGCGGTTTCCCGCTGTCTGCGCTGGTGGGTAAAAAACGCCTGATGGAAAAAGCATTACCGGGCGGTTTGGGCGGCACCTACGCCGGTTCTCCGGTGGCTATCGCCGCGGCGCTGGCAGTCACAGATTTGATTAAAGAAGAGCAACTGAACCAAAAAGCCCAGCAGGTTGGCGAACAGATTACGACCGAATTACATGCGTTGGCAGAACGCTTTGATTGTATCGGTGATATTCGTGCCGTTGGTGCGATGGTGGCGATGGAACTGGTGGAAAATCGCGATGCAGCTAAACCAAACAAGGCGATAACGTCTGCGTTAGTGAAAGAGGCCGGTAAGCAAGGGCTGATTCTGCTCTCCTGCGGCGTGCGCGGTAATGTCATTCGATTCTTAGCACCGTTAACGGCCGAAAAAGAAGTTATAAAAGAAGGTATGGAAAAGTTGGCTTCAGCACTTTCTGTTGTGACAAAAACAGTGCAAAATGCATGA
- a CDS encoding APC family permease: MAISTPPVAQAAAHEAGKPQLRKSLKLWQIVMMGLAYLTPMTVFDTFGIVSGISNGHVPMSYLFALAGVLFTAISYGKLVRQFPTAGSAYTYAQKAINPHVGFLVGWSSLLDYLFLPMINVLLAKIYLTAMFPEVPQWIWVVGFVAIMTAANLKSVSLVANFNTVFVLVQISIIVVFIFLVVQGLHKGEGVGKVWSLQPFVSENAHLLPIITGATIVCFSFLGFDAVTTLSEETKDAAKTIPRAIFLTALYGGIIFISVSFFIQLFFPDISRFKQPDEALPEIALYVGGKLFQSIFLCTTFVNTLASGLASHASVSRLLYVMGRDNVFPEKIFGYVHPKWRTPALNVVMVGMVALSAISFDLVTATALINFGALVAFTFVNISVISHFYVREGRNKTWKDRFHFLILPMIGALTVAVLWLNLEKSSLTMGLIWAALGFGYLVFLTRRFRKPPPQFESQPQAE; this comes from the coding sequence ATGGCGATTAGCACTCCTCCTGTTGCTCAGGCTGCCGCGCATGAAGCGGGCAAGCCTCAATTACGTAAATCATTAAAACTTTGGCAGATCGTCATGATGGGCTTGGCTTATCTGACACCGATGACCGTGTTTGATACCTTTGGCATTGTGTCGGGTATCAGCAATGGGCATGTGCCGATGTCGTATCTTTTTGCTTTGGCCGGTGTGTTATTTACGGCGATCAGCTATGGCAAACTGGTGCGTCAGTTCCCGACGGCGGGTTCGGCGTATACCTACGCACAAAAAGCCATTAATCCACACGTGGGCTTTTTGGTGGGGTGGTCATCGTTGCTGGACTATCTTTTCCTGCCGATGATTAACGTGCTGTTGGCGAAAATCTATCTCACCGCGATGTTCCCAGAGGTTCCCCAATGGATTTGGGTGGTCGGTTTTGTTGCGATCATGACCGCGGCAAACTTGAAAAGCGTGAGTCTGGTAGCCAATTTCAATACCGTTTTTGTTTTGGTGCAGATCTCAATCATCGTGGTGTTTATCTTTTTAGTTGTGCAAGGTCTGCATAAAGGTGAGGGGGTTGGCAAAGTATGGAGCCTTCAGCCATTTGTCAGCGAGAATGCGCATTTGCTGCCGATTATCACCGGCGCTACCATCGTGTGCTTCTCATTCCTCGGTTTTGATGCGGTAACGACGCTGTCTGAAGAAACCAAGGATGCCGCGAAAACGATCCCGCGGGCGATATTCCTGACAGCATTGTACGGTGGCATTATCTTTATCTCGGTATCGTTCTTTATTCAGCTGTTTTTCCCTGATATCTCAAGGTTTAAACAGCCGGATGAGGCGCTGCCAGAGATAGCTCTTTACGTGGGTGGAAAACTGTTCCAGTCAATCTTCCTGTGCACCACGTTTGTGAATACGCTGGCCTCGGGTTTGGCATCGCACGCGAGTGTTTCGCGCTTGCTGTATGTTATGGGGCGCGACAACGTGTTCCCTGAAAAGATCTTTGGCTACGTGCATCCAAAATGGCGCACGCCAGCGCTGAATGTAGTGATGGTGGGGATGGTTGCTCTATCGGCTATCTCGTTTGATCTGGTGACGGCGACCGCGTTGATAAACTTTGGTGCGTTGGTAGCATTCACGTTTGTGAATATCTCGGTAATTAGTCACTTCTATGTTCGTGAAGGGCGCAATAAAACCTGGAAGGATCGTTTCCACTTCCTGATTTTGCCGATGATTGGCGCACTTACGGTTGCTGTGCTGTGGCTGAATCTGGAGAAAAGCTCGCTAACCATGGGGTTAATTTGGGCTGCTCTTGGATTTGGTTATCTGGTGTTCCTCACCCGTCGCTTCCGTAAACCACCGCCGCAGTTCGAAAGCCAGCCGCAGGCTGAATAA
- a CDS encoding CidA/LrgA family protein: MSKAFSVCWQYLRAFILIYLCLFAGNAISTLLPITIPGSIIGMLILFALLASQIMPAKWVKPGCNILIRYMALLFVPIGVGVMQYYDVLTKQFGPIVVSCLISTLIIMVVVAYSSHMVHRERIIGEATDGSEEKK; encoded by the coding sequence ATGTCAAAAGCATTTTCGGTTTGCTGGCAGTATTTGAGAGCTTTCATATTAATTTACCTGTGTTTGTTTGCAGGGAATGCCATCTCAACGCTGCTGCCAATCACAATTCCAGGCAGCATTATTGGCATGCTGATCTTATTTGCCCTGCTGGCATCACAAATCATGCCAGCAAAATGGGTAAAGCCTGGTTGTAATATTTTAATCCGCTATATGGCGCTGTTGTTCGTCCCGATCGGCGTTGGCGTGATGCAGTACTACGACGTGCTGACCAAGCAGTTTGGTCCTATCGTCGTATCGTGCCTCATTAGTACTTTGATTATTATGGTTGTCGTTGCTTATAGCTCTCATATGGTGCATCGCGAACGCATCATTGGTGAAGCTACCGACGGCAGCGAGGAGAAAAAATAA
- a CDS encoding NAD(P)/FAD-dependent oxidoreductase, with the protein MTEHVNSYYAASANPHAPYPQLTESVQCDVCIVGGGYTGLSSALHLVEAGYDVVLLESARIGFGASGRNGGQLVNSYSRDIDVIEQRYGMDTAKMLGSMMFEGAEIIRQRIKRYAIDCDYKPGGIFVALNNKQYHTLIEQKAHWERYGNTQLELLDSDRVREEIASDRYVGGLLDHSGGHIHPLNLALGEAEAIRMQGGRIFEQSPVVKIKHGTPATVITEKGQVQAKYVIVAGNAYLGNKVEPELARRSMPCGTQIVTTEPLQADVAASLIPKDYCVEDCNYLLDYYRVTGDNRLLYGGGVVYGARDPDDIDNLIVPKLLKTFPQLKGVKIDYRWTGNFLLTLSRMPQFGRLENNIYYMQGYSGHGVTCTHLAGKLISEVLRGDAERFDAFAKLPHLPFFGGRNLQIPFTAIGAAYYTIRDRLGV; encoded by the coding sequence ATGACTGAACATGTAAATAGCTATTATGCCGCCAGCGCGAATCCACACGCGCCTTATCCGCAGCTAACCGAATCGGTTCAATGTGATGTGTGTATCGTCGGCGGTGGTTATACCGGCCTTTCTTCCGCACTGCACCTCGTTGAAGCGGGATATGACGTTGTTTTATTAGAATCAGCTCGCATTGGCTTTGGTGCCAGCGGACGTAACGGTGGCCAGTTGGTCAACTCCTACAGCCGCGATATTGACGTTATTGAACAGCGCTACGGCATGGACACCGCCAAAATGCTGGGCAGCATGATGTTTGAAGGTGCAGAAATTATTCGCCAACGTATCAAACGCTACGCCATCGACTGTGATTACAAGCCCGGCGGCATTTTCGTTGCACTCAACAACAAGCAATACCACACGCTCATCGAACAAAAAGCCCACTGGGAACGCTATGGCAATACCCAGCTTGAGCTTTTAGATTCAGATCGCGTGCGTGAAGAGATCGCCTCCGATCGCTACGTAGGGGGATTATTGGATCACAGCGGTGGTCATATTCACCCTCTCAATTTAGCGCTGGGTGAAGCAGAAGCGATCCGCATGCAAGGTGGACGCATCTTCGAGCAATCTCCGGTCGTCAAAATTAAGCATGGCACGCCTGCCACGGTGATCACTGAAAAAGGTCAAGTACAGGCGAAATATGTCATTGTGGCGGGGAATGCCTATCTGGGAAATAAAGTTGAACCGGAATTAGCGCGCCGTAGCATGCCATGTGGCACTCAAATCGTGACCACTGAGCCTCTGCAAGCCGACGTCGCTGCCTCGTTAATTCCGAAAGACTACTGCGTGGAAGATTGTAACTATCTTTTAGACTACTACCGTGTCACCGGTGATAACCGTTTATTGTATGGCGGCGGCGTAGTTTACGGTGCACGTGACCCAGACGACATTGATAATCTCATCGTGCCAAAACTGCTGAAAACCTTCCCACAATTGAAAGGCGTGAAAATTGATTATCGCTGGACAGGTAACTTCCTGCTGACCTTATCGCGCATGCCGCAGTTTGGTCGACTGGAGAATAACATTTACTACATGCAAGGCTACAGTGGACATGGCGTGACCTGTACCCATCTGGCTGGGAAGCTGATTTCAGAGGTGCTGCGTGGTGACGCTGAGCGCTTTGATGCCTTTGCTAAACTTCCTCACCTTCCATTCTTTGGCGGACGAAATTTACAAATTCCATTCACCGCTATCGGCGCCGCCTATTATACAATCCGTGATCGGTTAGGCGTGTAA
- the puuR gene encoding HTH-type transcriptional regulator PuuR, with translation MSDVSLAPGKRLSHIRQQLGLSQRRAAELSGLTHSAISTIEQDKVSPAISTLQKLLKVYGLSLSEFFAEQEKPDEPQVVINAEDLIEIGSQGVSMKLIHNGNPNRTLAMMIETYEPGTTTGERIKHQGEEIGTLLEGEVMLTINGQIYHLEAGQSYAINTGIPHSFSNTSARICRIISAHTPTTF, from the coding sequence ATGAGCGATGTCAGCTTGGCGCCAGGAAAACGCCTGTCACATATCCGTCAACAATTGGGATTGTCACAGCGCAGGGCAGCTGAACTGTCTGGATTAACGCACAGTGCTATTAGCACCATCGAACAAGATAAAGTCAGCCCAGCGATTAGCACCTTGCAAAAACTGCTCAAGGTCTATGGGTTGTCACTGTCGGAGTTTTTTGCCGAACAGGAAAAACCAGATGAACCACAGGTTGTGATTAACGCCGAAGACTTGATCGAAATTGGCAGCCAAGGGGTTTCCATGAAGCTCATTCATAACGGTAACCCGAACCGCACGCTGGCCATGATGATTGAAACTTATGAACCCGGCACCACAACCGGTGAACGCATCAAACATCAGGGTGAAGAGATCGGCACCTTGTTGGAAGGGGAAGTGATGCTGACGATCAACGGTCAGATTTATCACCTAGAAGCCGGACAAAGTTATGCCATTAACACCGGCATTCCACATAGCTTCAGTAATACGTCGGCGCGTATATGTCGAATTATCAGCGCCCATACACCCACAACATTCTGA
- the cdd gene encoding cytidine deaminase encodes MHARYDAAFSQLPAALQAALSPIINDADFHAVITASQVESLKQATGMSDSELAFALLPMAAACSLAPISKFYVGAVARGVSGNLYFGANMEFLGAPMQQTIHAEQCAVTHAWLRGEKALASITVNYTPCGHCRQFMNELNTGTKLAINLPGRQAATLGDYLPDAFGPRDLEIKTLLMDEENHNLSLANADELTLAALDAANRSHAPYSHAYSGVALEAEDGSVYSGRYAENAAFNPSLPPLQAALILMNVSGKDVLRTRRAVLVETEDAVFSQWDATQATLHALGCTQVEQVQV; translated from the coding sequence ATGCACGCACGATACGACGCGGCATTCAGCCAACTGCCAGCCGCTTTGCAGGCGGCGCTCTCACCGATTATCAATGATGCCGATTTCCACGCGGTGATTACCGCTTCTCAAGTCGAAAGTCTGAAACAGGCTACCGGCATGAGCGACAGCGAATTAGCATTTGCCCTGCTTCCTATGGCCGCAGCATGCTCACTGGCCCCCATCTCCAAATTTTACGTCGGCGCCGTTGCGCGCGGTGTTAGCGGCAACCTGTATTTCGGTGCCAATATGGAGTTCTTGGGTGCGCCGATGCAGCAAACCATTCACGCAGAACAGTGCGCGGTGACTCACGCATGGCTGCGCGGCGAAAAAGCACTCGCCTCCATCACGGTTAACTACACCCCTTGTGGTCATTGCCGTCAGTTTATGAATGAGCTGAATACCGGTACCAAACTGGCGATTAACTTGCCAGGACGCCAGGCCGCTACGCTGGGTGATTACCTACCAGACGCTTTTGGACCGCGCGATCTTGAAATCAAAACCCTGCTGATGGATGAAGAAAACCATAACCTCAGTTTGGCAAATGCGGACGAACTAACCTTAGCGGCGTTAGACGCAGCCAACCGCAGCCATGCGCCTTATAGCCATGCCTATAGCGGCGTAGCGCTGGAAGCCGAGGACGGTAGCGTTTACAGCGGGCGTTATGCTGAAAATGCGGCCTTTAACCCAAGCTTGCCGCCGTTACAGGCAGCGCTGATTCTGATGAACGTTTCGGGCAAAGATGTGCTGCGTACTCGCCGTGCTGTCTTGGTTGAAACCGAAGATGCCGTGTTCTCCCAATGGGATGCCACCCAAGCAACGCTTCATGCGTTAGGCTGCACTCAAGTCGAACAGGTTCAGGTTTAA
- the puuD gene encoding gamma-glutamyl-gamma-aminobutyrate hydrolase, with protein MGNIFNRPVIGVVMCRNRVHGHLTQTLQEKYLNAVLNAGGLPVALPHALSEPELLESLLPHLDGIMLPGSPSNVQPHLYGENGDEPDADPGRDSLSMALISIALERRIPLFAICRGLQEMVVATGGTLYRRLYEQPELLEHREDPELPLEQQYAPSHEVLVQAGGLLSQLVPGCNKFWVNSLHGQGAKTLGPRLRIEAKASDGLVEAVSVHDHPFALGVQWHPEWNSDEYALSRLLFEGFITACQKASAEKNSQPDKNYQ; from the coding sequence ATGGGCAATATATTTAACAGGCCGGTGATTGGCGTCGTCATGTGTAGGAACAGGGTGCACGGGCACCTAACGCAGACCTTGCAAGAAAAGTACCTAAATGCCGTATTGAACGCGGGCGGACTTCCGGTGGCCTTGCCACACGCACTGTCTGAACCTGAATTGTTGGAATCGCTTCTCCCCCATCTGGACGGCATTATGCTGCCGGGCAGCCCAAGCAATGTGCAGCCGCACCTATATGGTGAAAACGGCGATGAGCCTGACGCCGATCCTGGGCGTGATAGTTTGAGTATGGCGCTGATTAGCATCGCACTCGAAAGGCGCATTCCCCTTTTCGCCATCTGCCGAGGGTTACAGGAAATGGTGGTGGCAACCGGTGGCACGCTCTATCGCCGCCTCTATGAACAGCCGGAGTTACTGGAGCACCGCGAAGATCCAGAGCTTCCGCTGGAGCAACAATATGCCCCCTCTCATGAAGTGCTGGTACAGGCAGGGGGTTTGCTTTCACAATTAGTACCGGGTTGCAACAAGTTCTGGGTTAACTCATTGCATGGTCAAGGTGCCAAAACGCTGGGGCCACGACTACGCATTGAAGCCAAGGCATCTGATGGTTTAGTAGAAGCCGTTAGCGTTCACGATCACCCATTCGCCTTGGGCGTGCAGTGGCATCCTGAATGGAATAGCGATGAATACGCCCTATCCCGCTTGTTGTTTGAAGGTTTTATCACCGCTTGTCAGAAAGCCAGTGCTGAAAAAAACAGCCAGCCTGATAAGAACTATCAATAA
- a CDS encoding type II toxin-antitoxin system RelE/ParE family toxin, translated as MDIIERMARLYRRPIFWIAGCKKDLQQLPDEVKDTMGYALYLAQIGRKHPQAKPLKGFHGAGILEIVDDDGCGTYRAVYCVQFKHAVYVLHAFQKKSSSGISTPQTDMEKVKERLKAAQQHAKENHYEK; from the coding sequence ATGGATATAATTGAGCGAATGGCAAGGCTTTACCGCAGACCCATTTTTTGGATTGCGGGATGTAAAAAAGATCTGCAGCAATTGCCTGATGAGGTGAAAGATACGATGGGCTATGCATTGTATCTTGCCCAAATTGGGCGAAAGCACCCGCAGGCGAAGCCATTAAAGGGTTTTCATGGCGCGGGGATATTAGAGATCGTTGATGATGATGGGTGTGGAACGTATCGCGCTGTTTATTGTGTTCAATTCAAACATGCGGTTTATGTGTTACATGCGTTTCAAAAGAAGTCATCTTCTGGGATTTCGACACCGCAGACCGATATGGAAAAGGTCAAAGAACGTTTAAAAGCGGCTCAACAACATGCAAAGGAAAATCACTATGAAAAATAA
- a CDS encoding CidB/LrgB family autolysis modulator yields the protein MAYIWWSLPLTLLVFFGARRIAQKLNMPLLNPLLVSMVIIIPLLLLLKIPYEHYFAGSSTLNSLLQPAVVALAFPLYEQIHQIRARWKSIITICFIGSATAMISGTAIALWMGASPEIAASVMPKSVTTPIAMAVAQSIGGIPAISAVCVIFVGILGAVFGHTLLNLMKISTKASRGLAMGTASHALGTARCAEMDFQEGAFSSLALVICGIITSLLAPFLFPVLLHLFS from the coding sequence ATGGCTTATATTTGGTGGTCGTTACCACTCACGCTGTTAGTCTTTTTTGGGGCTCGCCGTATTGCCCAAAAGCTAAATATGCCGTTATTGAATCCGTTGCTTGTATCAATGGTAATAATTATTCCATTGCTATTGCTGCTCAAAATTCCTTATGAGCATTATTTTGCAGGCAGCTCAACGCTGAACAGTTTGCTACAACCTGCCGTGGTGGCATTGGCATTCCCACTGTATGAGCAGATCCACCAGATCCGCGCACGCTGGAAATCCATCATCACTATCTGTTTTATCGGCAGCGCTACCGCCATGATTTCAGGCACAGCGATTGCTCTGTGGATGGGTGCATCGCCAGAAATCGCAGCCTCGGTAATGCCGAAATCAGTGACCACGCCAATTGCCATGGCCGTTGCACAGTCGATTGGTGGTATCCCAGCCATCAGCGCGGTATGCGTTATTTTCGTTGGGATTCTGGGGGCCGTATTTGGTCATACTCTTTTGAACTTGATGAAAATTAGCACCAAGGCCTCGCGTGGTTTGGCGATGGGCACCGCGTCGCATGCCCTTGGCACCGCACGCTGTGCCGAGATGGATTTTCAGGAAGGCGCATTCAGCTCATTGGCTCTGGTTATCTGCGGGATTATCACTTCGCTGCTCGCGCCATTCCTCTTCCCTGTGCTGTTGCACTTATTTAGCTAA
- a CDS encoding glutamine synthetase family protein — MQTNIVEVENFVQHSEERRSSAFQREVKNYLERYPSTQHVDVLLTDLNGCFRGKRIPVAGLKKLEKGCYFPASVFAMDILGNVVEEAGLGQELGEPDRTCIPVLGSLTPSAADPEFIGQVLLTMLDEDGTPFDVEPRNVLNNVWQQLRQRGLFPVVAVELEFYLIDRQRDAEGYLQPPCAPGTQERNTQSQVYSVDNLNHFADVLSDIDELAKLQQIPADGAVAEASPGQFEVNLNHTDNVLLACDHALSLKRLVRMVAENHDMHATFMAKPYEEYAGSGMHIHISMLDSKGQNVFADDDGEDSALLKKALAGMMELMPASMALLAPNVNAFRRFQPGMYVPTQASWGHNNRTVALRIPCGDRDSHRVEYRVAGADANPYLVMATVLAGILHGLDNTLTLAEPITGNGIEQDGLPFPIRQSDALYEFEEQQALRSLLGERFSHVYHACKTDELIQFERMVTDTEIDWMLKNA; from the coding sequence ATGCAAACCAATATCGTAGAAGTTGAAAACTTTGTTCAGCACAGTGAAGAGAGACGAAGTAGCGCGTTCCAACGCGAAGTAAAAAATTACTTGGAACGCTATCCCTCCACGCAGCACGTCGATGTACTCCTTACCGACCTTAATGGTTGCTTCCGTGGAAAGCGTATTCCTGTTGCTGGGCTGAAAAAGCTTGAGAAAGGCTGCTATTTCCCCGCGTCGGTGTTTGCGATGGATATTTTGGGCAACGTGGTTGAAGAGGCCGGATTAGGCCAAGAGCTCGGAGAGCCCGATCGCACCTGTATTCCGGTACTGGGATCGTTAACGCCATCGGCGGCTGACCCAGAATTTATCGGTCAGGTTTTACTGACCATGCTGGATGAAGATGGTACTCCCTTTGACGTTGAGCCACGTAACGTGCTGAATAATGTCTGGCAGCAGCTACGCCAGCGTGGATTATTCCCCGTGGTAGCGGTAGAGCTGGAGTTCTATCTCATCGATCGACAACGCGACGCCGAAGGATACCTTCAGCCGCCATGTGCGCCAGGGACTCAGGAGCGTAATACACAAAGTCAGGTATATTCCGTTGATAACCTGAATCACTTTGCCGACGTGTTAAGCGATATTGATGAACTAGCGAAATTACAACAAATCCCAGCCGATGGTGCGGTAGCCGAAGCGTCCCCAGGACAGTTCGAAGTTAACCTGAACCACACTGATAACGTCTTACTGGCCTGCGACCACGCGCTCTCGTTAAAGAGACTGGTACGCATGGTGGCAGAGAATCACGACATGCACGCCACTTTTATGGCGAAGCCTTATGAAGAGTATGCGGGCAGCGGTATGCATATCCATATCAGTATGCTCGATAGTAAAGGCCAAAACGTTTTTGCTGATGATGATGGTGAAGATTCGGCATTATTGAAGAAAGCACTCGCGGGCATGATGGAACTGATGCCAGCATCTATGGCGTTGTTAGCGCCTAACGTCAATGCGTTCCGCCGCTTCCAGCCGGGCATGTATGTACCGACTCAGGCATCTTGGGGCCACAACAACCGTACCGTTGCATTGCGCATTCCGTGTGGCGATCGCGACAGCCACCGTGTTGAATATCGTGTTGCAGGTGCTGATGCCAACCCGTATCTGGTGATGGCAACGGTGCTTGCGGGCATTTTGCACGGGTTGGATAACACACTTACGCTGGCAGAACCTATCACCGGTAACGGTATTGAGCAAGACGGCCTGCCATTCCCAATTCGCCAAAGTGATGCTCTGTATGAATTTGAAGAACAGCAAGCGCTGCGCTCGCTGCTTGGAGAGCGTTTCAGCCACGTTTACCACGCCTGTAAAACCGATGAGCTTATTCAGTTTGAACGTATGGTGACTGACACTGAGATCGACTGGATGTTGAAGAACGCCTAA
- the puuC gene encoding aldehyde dehydrogenase PuuC, giving the protein MDFHDLQYWQQRARALEIENRLFINGRYQQAADGAQFAVEDPAGQRELVRVAQGDEHDVNQAVSAAREVFERGDWSQSPPAKRKATLMKLADLMEQHHEELALLETLDTGKPIRHSLRDDIPGAIRSLRWYAEAIDKVYGEIAPTAQDVLALIEREPVGVVAAIVPWNFPLLLACWKLGPALAAGNSVILKPSEKSPLTALRIAGLAKEAGLPDGVLSVIAGFGQGAGQALSRHPDVDVLTFTGSTRTAKQLLKDAGDSNMKRVWLEAGGKSANIVFADCPDLQKAAANAAAGIFYNQGQVCIAGTRLLVEESIKDEFLTILREQAQAFRPGNPLDPETVMGTLIDADHCEKVNEYIAAGLAEGANLYLDGRDHPQGEHGSYLGPTIFTEVCNSMRIAREEIFGPVLAVTTFTTEQEALTLANDSDYGLGAAIWTRDLSKAHRMSRRLKAGSVFVNNYNDGDMTVPFGGYKQSGNGRDKSLHALEKFTELKTIWISLE; this is encoded by the coding sequence ATGGACTTTCACGATTTGCAGTACTGGCAGCAACGGGCTCGCGCCCTAGAGATTGAGAACCGACTGTTTATTAATGGCCGTTATCAGCAGGCCGCCGATGGCGCACAGTTTGCCGTGGAAGATCCGGCGGGTCAGCGTGAGCTGGTTCGCGTCGCTCAGGGAGATGAGCATGATGTGAATCAAGCCGTTAGCGCAGCGCGTGAAGTTTTTGAACGTGGAGACTGGTCGCAATCCCCTCCGGCAAAACGCAAAGCAACGCTGATGAAGCTGGCTGATTTAATGGAACAGCATCACGAGGAGCTGGCGCTGCTGGAAACACTGGACACCGGCAAGCCTATTCGCCACAGCCTACGTGATGATATTCCTGGCGCCATTCGCTCTCTGCGTTGGTACGCCGAAGCCATTGATAAAGTGTATGGCGAAATTGCCCCAACGGCTCAAGATGTCCTTGCGTTAATCGAACGTGAACCCGTTGGCGTTGTTGCCGCCATCGTTCCTTGGAACTTCCCGCTGCTGTTAGCCTGCTGGAAACTCGGCCCCGCCTTAGCCGCGGGTAACAGCGTTATTTTAAAACCGTCAGAGAAATCCCCGTTAACCGCCTTACGCATCGCGGGTTTAGCCAAAGAGGCGGGTTTGCCAGACGGCGTACTCAGCGTGATCGCAGGCTTTGGCCAAGGCGCAGGGCAGGCTCTCTCGCGCCATCCTGACGTCGACGTACTGACATTTACCGGATCCACGCGCACCGCCAAACAGTTGTTGAAAGACGCGGGGGATTCCAATATGAAGCGCGTTTGGCTCGAAGCCGGCGGCAAAAGCGCCAATATTGTTTTTGCCGATTGTCCCGATCTGCAAAAAGCCGCAGCTAATGCGGCGGCCGGTATTTTCTACAACCAAGGCCAAGTGTGTATCGCAGGCACACGTCTGCTGGTGGAAGAAAGTATTAAAGACGAATTCCTCACTATTTTGCGCGAACAGGCTCAGGCCTTCAGACCGGGTAACCCACTCGATCCTGAAACCGTGATGGGCACACTTATTGATGCAGACCATTGTGAAAAAGTGAATGAATATATCGCGGCAGGACTGGCTGAAGGTGCGAACCTCTATCTCGATGGTCGCGATCACCCGCAGGGTGAGCATGGTAGCTATCTCGGCCCCACCATTTTTACCGAAGTGTGCAACTCAATGCGCATTGCGCGTGAAGAAATCTTTGGCCCAGTGCTTGCTGTCACCACCTTCACCACCGAACAGGAAGCGCTCACGCTGGCAAACGACAGTGATTATGGCCTAGGTGCAGCTATCTGGACTCGTGATTTGTCTAAAGCTCATCGTATGTCGCGCCGCCTGAAAGCAGGTTCGGTATTCGTTAATAACTACAACGATGGCGATATGACCGTGCCCTTTGGTGGCTATAAGCAGAGCGGCAACGGACGCGATAAATCACTGCACGCCCTAGAAAAATTCACCGAATTAAAAACTATCTGGATCTCGCTGGAGTAA